Proteins from a single region of Trichomycterus rosablanca isolate fTriRos1 chromosome 16, fTriRos1.hap1, whole genome shotgun sequence:
- the gsna gene encoding gelsolin a — translation MVYHAEFEKAGQQPGLQVWRIENFDLVPVPENLYGGFYTGDAYLVLNTIKQRSGNLQYDLHFWLGDYCTQDESGSAAIFTVQMDDYLGGKPIQYREVQGHESKTFLGYFKKGLQYMKGGVASGFKHVVTNEVVMQRVLQVKGRRVVRATEVPVSWDSFNRDDCFILDLGNEIYQWCGSKSNRFEKLKATQLAKAIRDNERSGRARVYVCDEGVEREKMLEVLGAKPDLPEGASDDVVADASNRKLAKLYKVSDASGTMAMALVADENPFTQGTLESTDCFILDHGSDGKIFVWKGKDANVEERKAAMKAANGFIAKMGYPKHTQVQILPEMGETPLFKQFFKNWHDVDQTEGMGTAYVSNHIAKVEKVPFDAATLHNSTAMAAQHGMIDDGSGEKQIWRIEGSDKVPVDLSTYGQFYGGDSYIILYNYKHGGRQGHIIYIWQGLDSSQDEIGASAILATQLDDELGGGPVQVRVVQGKEPAHLMSLFGGKPMVVYKGGTSRDGGQTEPAQTRLFQVRSNSTGCTRAVEVDAVSGNLNSNDAFILVTPSGSFMWVGVGASDAEKHGAQQLCAILGVAASEIPEGGESGDFWGALGGKTEYRTSTRLKDKMDTHPPRLFACSNKTGRFIIEEVPGEMTQEDLATDDVMILDTWDQVFVWLGNEAHEEEKTEAMASAVKYIETDPANRDRRTPIVKIKQGSEPPTFTGWFLGWDYDYWTCDPLQRCLAELEI, via the exons ATGGTGTACCACGCAGAGTTTGAGAAGGCAGGGCAGCAGCCTGGACTGCAGGTGTGGAGAATTGAGAACTTCGATCTTGTTCCCGTACCCGAGAACCTGTATGGTGGGTTCTACACCGGCGACGCCTATTTGGTCCTAAATACCATCAAACAGCGATCCGGCAACCTGCAGTACGATCTCCACTTCTGGCTGG GCGATTATTGTACGCAGGATGAAAGTGGATCAGCCGCCATATTTACTGTACAGATGGACGACTATCTGGGTGGGAAACCCATCCAGTACCGTGAGGTCCAGGGTCATGAATCTAAAACCTTTCTGGGCTACTTTAAGAAAGGTCTGCAGTACATG aaaggaGGAGTCGCTTCAGGCTTTAAGCACGTCGTCACCAACGAGGTGGTGATGCAGCGTGTGCTCCAAGTCAAAGGTCGACGTGTTGTTAGAGCAACGGAGGTGCCAGTTAGCTGGGATAGTTTTAACCGGGACGACTGTTTCATCCTGGATCTTGGCAAC GAAATCTACCAGTGGTGTGGATCCAAGAGCAACCGCTTTGAAAAGCTGAAAGCCACTCAGCTGGCCAAAGCCATCCGGGATAACGAGCGCAGTGGAAGAGCCCGGGTCTACGTGTGTGATGAAGGTGTGGAACGGGAAAAGATGCTTGAG GTTCTAGGAGCAAAGCCTGACCTACCTGAAGGTGCCAGTGATGACGTGGTAGCAGATGCCTCCAACCGGAAACTGGCTAAACTCTACAAG GTTTCTGATGCCAGTGGCACCATGGCCATGGCATTGGTGGCCGATGAGAACCCGTTCACCCAGGGTACCCTGGAGTCTACAGACTGCTTCATTCTGGATCATGGGTCAGACGGAAAGATCTTTGTATGGAAAG GAAAGGACGCCAATGTTGAAGAACGCAAGGCTGCCATGAAAGCGGCGAACGGCTTCATTGCAAAGATGGGTTACCCGAAACACACCCAGGTTCAGATCCTGCCCGAAATGGGCGAGACGCCCCTGTTCAAGCAGTTCTTCAAGAACTGGCACGACGTGGACCAGACAGAGGGCATGGGTACGGCATATGTATCCAACCACATTGCCAAGGTCGAGAAGGTGCCGTTCGATGCCGCTACGCTGCACAACTCGACCGCTATGGCGGCGCAGCACGGCATGATCGACGACGGCAGTGGAGAAAAACAG ATCTGGCGTATTGAGGGATCAGATAAGGTTCCTGTTGACCTCTCAACATATGGACAGTTCTATGGGGGAGACAGTTACATCATCCTTTATAACTACAAACATGGAGGCAGACAGGGACACATCATCTACATTTG GCAGGGTCTGGACTCCTCACAGGATGAAATTGGAGCATCGGCCATCCTGGCTACGCAGCTAGACGATGAGCTGGGCGGAGGACCTGTACAG GTGCGTGTGGTGCAGGGTAAGGAACCGGCACATCTGATGAGTCTGTTTGGAGGAAAACCCATGGTGGTGTACAAGGGTGGTACGTCCAGAGACGGAGGCCAGACTGAACCCGCACAGACCCGACTGTTCCAAGTGCGCTCCAACTCGACCGGCTGCACTCGTGCGGTGGAG GTCGACGCTGTGTCTGGCAACCTGAATTCTAACGACGCCTTCATTCTGGTGACTCCATCGGGCTCCTTTATGTGGGTCGGTGTGGGTGCCAGTGACGCAGAGAAACATGGAGCCCAGCAGCTGTGTGCCATCCTCGGGGTGGCTGCATCCGAAATTCCAGAGGGAGGAGAGAGTG GTGATTTCTGGGGGGCTCTGGGAGGAAAGACGGAGTATCGTACCTCCACCAGGCTAAAGGATAAGATGGACACTCATCCACCCAGACTGTTCGCCTGCTCCAACAAAACCGGACGCTTCATT ATTGAGGAGGTACCTGGGGAGATGACTCAGGAGGATCTCGCCACTGATGATGTTATGATCCTGGACACCTGGGACCAG GTGTTTGTGTGGCTCGGTAATGAGGCACATGAGGAGGAAAAGACCGAGGCCATGGCTTCAG CTGTGAAATACATCGAAACAGACCCTGCCAACCGCGACCGCCGCACGCCCATCGTGAAGATCAAGCAGGGCTCCGAGCCGCCCACATTTACTGGTTGGTTCCTGGGCTGGGATTACGACTACTGGACATGCGACCCACTACAGCGCTGCTTAGCTGAACTTGAAATTTAA